A genomic region of Bradyrhizobium sp. ORS 278 contains the following coding sequences:
- a CDS encoding xanthine dehydrogenase family protein subunit M: MTPFTYERAASPAQAAAAIAAKPGAKFIAGGTNLLDLMKLQIEAPTHLIDVNGLALDRIESTEDGGVRIGALVRNTDLAADARIRRDYGLLSRALVAGATGQLRNKATTAGNLLQRTRCPYFYDTNMPCNKRRPGSGCAAIGGYSRQLAVIGASEACIATHPSDMAVAMRALDASIETIRPDGTARNIPIAAFYREPGTTPHLETALSSDELITAVTLPKPIGGAQIYQKVRDRASYAFALVAVAAVIQPDGTGRVALGGVAHKPWRSADADAEMRRGAKAVTARLLADAKPTHDNSFKIRLAERTLGAVLAQARG, from the coding sequence ATGACGCCGTTCACCTATGAGCGCGCAGCCTCGCCAGCGCAGGCGGCCGCCGCCATCGCAGCCAAGCCGGGCGCCAAGTTCATCGCCGGCGGGACCAATCTGCTGGATCTCATGAAGCTTCAGATCGAGGCGCCGACGCATCTGATCGACGTCAACGGACTGGCGCTGGACAGAATCGAGAGCACCGAAGACGGCGGGGTGCGGATCGGCGCGCTGGTGCGCAACACCGATCTCGCCGCCGATGCACGCATCCGTCGCGACTACGGCCTGTTGTCGCGGGCGCTCGTTGCCGGAGCCACGGGACAGTTGCGCAACAAGGCGACCACCGCCGGCAATCTGCTGCAACGGACGCGCTGCCCGTATTTCTATGACACCAACATGCCCTGCAACAAGCGCCGGCCCGGCAGCGGCTGTGCCGCGATCGGCGGCTACAGCCGCCAGCTTGCAGTGATCGGTGCGAGCGAGGCCTGTATCGCGACGCATCCGAGCGACATGGCGGTTGCCATGCGCGCGCTCGATGCAAGCATCGAAACGATCAGGCCGGACGGCACGGCACGGAACATTCCCATCGCGGCGTTCTATCGCGAGCCAGGCACCACGCCGCACCTCGAAACCGCGCTCTCATCAGATGAGCTGATCACCGCCGTGACCTTGCCGAAGCCGATCGGCGGAGCGCAGATCTATCAGAAGGTGCGCGACCGCGCGTCCTACGCGTTTGCGCTGGTCGCGGTGGCCGCGGTGATTCAGCCCGATGGAACGGGACGGGTGGCGCTGGGCGGCGTCGCGCACAAGCCATGGCGAAGCGCGGATGCCGATGCCGAGATGAGGCGTGGCGCGAAGGCCGTGACCGCGCGGCTGCTGGCCGACGCCAAGCCGACGCACGACAACAGCTTCAAGATCCGCCTTGCCGAGCGCACCCTCGGCGCGGTTCTGGCCCAAGCACGAGGCTGA
- a CDS encoding glycosyltransferase family 39 protein, which yields MTSAAEASDSRLVRNAWLTIAGLVLLRLVAAAVTPITFDEAYYWMWSKHLAGGYYDHPPMVAVVIRLGTLIAGDSELGVRLVSILLGLPMSYAVYRTAQILFGSVRVAVTAALLLNVTLMAAVGTLIVTPDAPLLVASSFVLFFCAKVLETGRGVWWLAVGAAVGAALLSKYTSLFFGAAILIWLLAVPKLRPWLASPWPYLGGLVAFAIFSPVILWNAEHQWVSFIKQLGRARIEEVKPVYIAEIIPTQFAFATPLIFILGVMGLYALARRRAGDAAGRVLVEAMVWVVTAYFVWHSLHARVEANWFAPIYPAFVVAAAAAAHPVAWRPREQRMVAFCLRWAVPAGVVMFVALILQANTGLLSGYKRDATVRSVGVGWKPLAAEIEAARVRSGANCVLAMDYGTTAWLSFYLPRGTCVLQPIQRIRWVNFPEPDPAKLAGTQLLVDEAQIATRFYVESTFARVEKVGEADRKRGPLTIETYAFYALSQPRGEILDRTPPPELQR from the coding sequence ATGACCTCTGCGGCAGAGGCCAGCGATTCCAGGCTGGTCCGTAATGCCTGGCTGACCATTGCTGGCCTCGTCCTGCTTCGACTGGTCGCGGCTGCGGTCACGCCGATCACCTTCGACGAAGCCTATTACTGGATGTGGTCGAAGCACCTCGCCGGCGGCTACTACGACCATCCGCCGATGGTTGCCGTCGTGATCCGCCTGGGGACGCTGATCGCCGGTGACAGCGAGCTCGGCGTGCGCCTGGTCTCGATCCTGCTCGGGCTGCCGATGAGCTATGCGGTGTATCGCACCGCGCAGATCCTGTTCGGCAGCGTGCGCGTCGCGGTGACCGCGGCGCTGCTGCTCAACGTGACGCTGATGGCGGCCGTCGGCACGCTGATCGTGACGCCCGATGCGCCGCTCTTGGTCGCTTCGAGCTTCGTGCTGTTCTTCTGCGCCAAGGTGCTGGAGACGGGCAGGGGCGTGTGGTGGCTGGCGGTCGGTGCCGCGGTCGGTGCCGCGCTGCTGTCGAAATACACGTCGCTGTTCTTCGGCGCCGCGATCCTGATCTGGCTCCTTGCCGTGCCGAAGCTGCGGCCCTGGCTGGCCTCGCCTTGGCCCTATCTCGGTGGCCTCGTCGCGTTTGCGATCTTCTCGCCGGTCATCCTGTGGAATGCCGAGCACCAGTGGGTCTCGTTCATCAAGCAGCTCGGCCGCGCCAGGATCGAGGAGGTCAAGCCCGTCTACATCGCCGAGATCATCCCGACGCAGTTCGCCTTCGCCACACCGCTGATCTTCATCCTCGGGGTAATGGGTCTCTATGCGCTGGCGCGGCGCCGGGCCGGGGATGCGGCAGGACGCGTGCTGGTCGAGGCGATGGTCTGGGTCGTCACCGCCTATTTCGTCTGGCACTCGCTGCATGCCCGCGTCGAGGCGAACTGGTTCGCGCCGATCTATCCGGCCTTCGTCGTTGCCGCCGCGGCCGCCGCGCACCCCGTCGCCTGGAGGCCGCGCGAGCAGCGAATGGTGGCCTTCTGCCTGCGCTGGGCGGTGCCCGCCGGCGTCGTGATGTTCGTTGCACTGATCCTGCAGGCCAATACGGGGCTGCTGTCGGGCTACAAGCGGGACGCCACCGTGCGCAGCGTGGGCGTCGGCTGGAAGCCGCTCGCTGCCGAGATCGAGGCGGCGCGCGTCCGTTCCGGGGCCAATTGCGTGCTCGCGATGGATTATGGGACCACCGCCTGGCTGTCGTTCTATCTGCCGCGCGGAACCTGCGTGTTGCAGCCGATCCAGCGCATCCGCTGGGTCAATTTCCCGGAGCCTGATCCGGCGAAGCTCGCGGGCACGCAGCTGCTCGTGGACGAGGCCCAGATCGCGACGCGGTTCTACGTCGAGAGCACGTTCGCCCGCGTCGAGAAGGTCGGCGAGGCCGATCGCAAGCGCGGGCCGCTGACGATCGAGACTTACGCGTTCTATGCGCTCAGTCAGCCGAGAGGCGAGATCCTCGATCGCACCCCGCCGCCCGAGCTGCAGCGCTGA
- a CDS encoding DUF2778 domain-containing protein codes for MSNSRAALAARNRRKSSLVAFSHKLIGGAAVACLIGGCALTVYTKIIAADAYPTLGSIEQDEPVVRPAPRIATRSAADAVGDAFSAFPETPAAATTTVAAITPQMFNDRFGAAVPQGIASNAAAGAPPLPRFAEAAPPKLLEAKPVETKPVETKPAETAKVAEAPKKDVRPPMQLALANTNPKQPPKPQADAPAQAAEANVPKSGGFSLRAMTERAKAAVLSIAGERHSIQEKLWGKPENQDGGLLAYASADSNITASITKDPTRGGRPPYDLSTAVYDISAKAVYLPDGTKLEAHSGLGDNLDDPRSEKVKMRGVTPPHIYELKPREALFHGVPALRLNPIGGEEAIHGRNGLLAHTFMLGPNGDSNGCVSFRDYYAFLDAYKNKGIRKLAVLARID; via the coding sequence ATGAGTAACAGTCGAGCTGCGTTGGCCGCACGAAATCGCAGGAAGTCCTCCCTGGTCGCTTTCTCTCACAAATTGATCGGTGGCGCGGCAGTGGCCTGCCTGATCGGCGGCTGCGCGTTGACGGTCTACACCAAGATCATCGCTGCCGACGCCTATCCGACTCTGGGAAGCATCGAGCAGGACGAGCCCGTCGTGCGCCCGGCGCCGCGGATCGCAACGCGCAGCGCGGCCGACGCGGTGGGCGATGCCTTCTCCGCATTCCCCGAAACACCGGCCGCGGCCACCACCACGGTTGCCGCCATCACGCCGCAGATGTTCAACGACCGCTTCGGCGCGGCCGTGCCGCAGGGCATCGCCTCCAATGCCGCCGCTGGCGCGCCGCCGCTGCCCAGGTTCGCGGAGGCGGCTCCGCCCAAGCTGCTCGAGGCCAAGCCGGTGGAAACCAAGCCGGTGGAAACCAAGCCGGCCGAAACCGCGAAGGTCGCCGAGGCGCCCAAGAAGGACGTCCGCCCGCCAATGCAGCTGGCGCTGGCCAACACCAATCCGAAGCAGCCCCCGAAGCCGCAGGCTGACGCGCCGGCGCAGGCGGCCGAGGCCAATGTGCCGAAGAGTGGCGGCTTCTCGTTGCGGGCCATGACCGAGCGCGCCAAGGCGGCGGTGCTGTCGATCGCCGGCGAGCGGCATTCGATCCAGGAGAAGCTGTGGGGCAAGCCGGAGAACCAGGATGGCGGCTTGCTGGCCTATGCCTCGGCGGACTCCAACATCACCGCTTCGATCACCAAGGATCCGACCCGTGGCGGCCGGCCGCCTTATGACCTGAGCACCGCGGTCTACGACATCTCCGCCAAGGCGGTCTATCTGCCTGACGGCACGAAGCTCGAAGCGCATTCGGGCCTCGGCGACAATCTCGACGATCCCCGCTCCGAGAAGGTCAAGATGCGCGGCGTGACGCCGCCACACATCTATGAGTTGAAACCGCGCGAGGCGCTGTTCCACGGCGTGCCGGCGCTCCGGCTGAACCCGATCGGCGGCGAGGAAGCCATTCACGGCCGCAACGGGCTGTTGGCGCACACCTTCATGCTCGGACCGAACGGGGACTCCAACGGCTGCGTCTCGTTCCGCGATTACTACGCGTTCCTCGATGCCTACAAGAACAAGGGCATCCGCAAGCTGGCCGTACTCGCCCGCATCGACTGA
- a CDS encoding FkbM family methyltransferase: protein MQIPDRKLAFVLASSNHGTMIVNRLDYRMVDATRGYGVGYQILESGAFDPSEVQLAVRLLAVRRRHHGDGAVAIDCGANIGVHTIEWAKTMTGWGSVLSIEAQERIYYALAGNIAINNCFNAIAIHAAVSSERGVLNIPSPNYLTPSSFGSLELRQRPNTEFIGQAIDYANDTVEVRKLPLDDFNLPRCDLIKLDVEGMEIEALEGAAATIERCTPIMLIEKIKTDADLLRQWLERRGYRTVDAGINMVAIHARDKSLGDIIPQQA from the coding sequence ATGCAGATCCCCGACCGGAAGCTGGCCTTCGTTCTGGCCTCCAGCAATCACGGCACGATGATCGTCAACCGGCTCGACTATCGCATGGTCGATGCCACCAGAGGCTATGGCGTCGGCTACCAGATCCTGGAGAGCGGTGCCTTCGATCCGAGCGAGGTGCAGCTCGCGGTGCGTCTGCTCGCCGTGCGCCGGCGGCATCATGGCGATGGCGCTGTCGCGATCGACTGCGGCGCCAATATCGGCGTCCATACGATCGAATGGGCGAAGACCATGACCGGCTGGGGCTCGGTGCTCTCGATCGAGGCGCAGGAACGGATCTACTATGCACTCGCCGGCAACATCGCGATCAACAACTGCTTCAACGCGATCGCCATCCACGCCGCGGTGTCGTCGGAGCGTGGCGTGCTCAACATCCCCTCCCCGAACTATCTGACGCCCTCGAGCTTCGGCAGCCTGGAGCTGCGCCAGCGGCCCAACACCGAGTTCATCGGCCAGGCCATCGACTACGCCAACGACACCGTCGAGGTGCGCAAGCTGCCGCTGGACGATTTCAACCTGCCGCGCTGCGACCTGATCAAGCTCGACGTCGAGGGCATGGAGATCGAGGCGCTCGAAGGGGCCGCGGCGACGATCGAACGCTGCACGCCGATCATGCTGATCGAGAAGATCAAGACCGATGCCGACCTGCTGCGGCAATGGCTGGAGCGCCGCGGCTACAGGACCGTCGATGCCGGCATCAACATGGTCGCGATTCACGCGCGGGACAAGTCGCTGGGGGACATCATTCCGCAGCAGGCCTGA
- the paoA gene encoding aldehyde dehydrogenase iron-sulfur subunit PaoA, which translates to MENPPFRFNRRDLMVGGAASVAGMALLRAGVPGALAAEPLASVPPATAKVSFTVNGRPQELVLDTRTTLLDALREHLQLTGTKKGCDHGQCGACTVHVDGRRVNSCLSLAVMHEGDPVTTIEGIGTPDHLAPMQAAFIKHDGFQCGYCTPGQICSAVAVLDEIKAGIPSHVTGSLTETPQLTRDELRERMSGNICRCGAYSNIAEAILEVAENKA; encoded by the coding sequence ATGGAAAACCCGCCCTTCAGATTCAATCGGCGCGACCTGATGGTCGGCGGCGCCGCCTCCGTCGCCGGGATGGCCCTGTTGCGGGCTGGTGTGCCCGGTGCATTGGCCGCCGAGCCGCTTGCTTCGGTGCCGCCGGCGACCGCCAAGGTGTCGTTCACGGTCAACGGCCGCCCGCAGGAACTCGTGCTCGACACGCGCACGACGTTGCTCGACGCTCTGCGCGAGCATCTGCAACTGACCGGAACCAAGAAGGGCTGCGATCACGGCCAGTGCGGCGCATGCACGGTCCATGTCGACGGACGACGCGTCAATTCCTGCCTGAGCCTCGCGGTCATGCACGAGGGCGATCCCGTCACCACGATCGAAGGCATCGGTACGCCGGATCATCTCGCGCCGATGCAGGCCGCCTTCATCAAGCACGACGGCTTTCAATGCGGCTACTGCACGCCCGGGCAGATCTGCTCGGCGGTCGCCGTGCTCGATGAGATCAAGGCCGGCATTCCAAGCCATGTCACGGGCAGCCTGACCGAAACGCCGCAACTGACCAGGGACGAGCTGCGCGAGCGGATGAGCGGCAACATCTGCCGTTGCGGCGCCTATTCCAACATCGCCGAGGCGATCCTCGAAGTCGCGGAGAACAAGGCATGA